The proteins below are encoded in one region of Amycolatopsis acidiphila:
- a CDS encoding FAD binding domain-containing protein, giving the protein MKPAPFTYHRPTTLAEALELLERHGEEAKILAGGQSLVPVMNFRLATPERLIDINRVPELCGCRIGDGTVRLGALTRHRELLSLEDLRTAAPLLPMIAPSIGHPQIRCSGTFGGSLSHADPSAELPGAVLALDATMVISSSRGERRVPAREFFLSYFTTVLEPDEILTAVEFPACGPGEGAAFREVAARQGDFALAGAAAVVTVAEDDVITDARLAAISVSDVPVRLTEAEKVLRGQTPTPDILTELRSAVQDVLEPTAAAKASAAYKKRTTAALAARVAEQAWRTAQRRTA; this is encoded by the coding sequence GTGAAGCCAGCGCCGTTCACGTACCACCGGCCCACTACCCTCGCCGAGGCGCTGGAGCTGCTCGAGCGCCACGGGGAGGAGGCGAAGATCCTCGCGGGCGGGCAGAGCCTGGTGCCGGTCATGAACTTCCGGCTCGCCACGCCGGAGCGGTTGATCGATATCAACAGGGTGCCCGAGCTGTGTGGCTGCCGGATCGGCGACGGCACGGTGCGCCTCGGCGCGCTCACCCGCCATCGCGAGCTGCTGTCGCTCGAGGACCTGCGGACCGCGGCGCCGCTGCTGCCGATGATCGCGCCGTCCATCGGGCATCCGCAGATCCGTTGCAGCGGCACCTTCGGCGGCAGCCTGTCGCACGCCGACCCCTCGGCCGAGCTGCCCGGCGCCGTGCTGGCGCTGGACGCGACGATGGTGATCTCCAGCAGCAGGGGCGAGCGCCGGGTGCCCGCCCGCGAGTTCTTCCTCTCCTACTTCACCACGGTGCTCGAACCGGACGAGATCCTCACTGCGGTCGAGTTCCCCGCCTGCGGGCCGGGGGAGGGCGCGGCCTTTCGCGAGGTCGCCGCGCGCCAGGGCGACTTCGCGCTCGCCGGTGCGGCGGCGGTCGTGACGGTGGCGGAGGACGACGTGATCACCGACGCCAGGCTCGCCGCCATCTCGGTGTCCGACGTCCCGGTCCGGCTCACCGAGGCGGAGAAGGTCCTTCGTGGACAGACGCCGACGCCCGACATCCTGACCGAGCTGCGCTCGGCCGTGCAGGACGTACTGGAACCGACCGCCGCGGCGAAGGCCTCGGCCGCGTACAAGAAGCGCACCACCGCGGCACTGGCCGCCCGCGTCGCCGAACAGGCGTGGCGCACCGCGCAGAGGAGGACCGCATGA
- a CDS encoding NADP-dependent oxidoreductase, with protein MPKAIVFTEYGGPEVLRLDEVGLPAPGPHQVRVAVRAAGVNPVDWKRRRGKGFAEAGAPLAGPQRLGADVAGVVDAVGPDVTAFTAGDEVFGRAADGAYAEYAVCNAEDLVPKPPELPWQTAAVVAISAETAVRTLRELGIAEGAARGKTVLVHGASGGVGAIAAQLAVLWGAQVIGTAGPSGQELVRSFGAEAVEHGEGWAERVKALAPGGIDAVLDAPGKGVLPESVALTGDPAKVVTIADHRAAGLGVAYSRGMVHRLGMREVFGEVLPLLSSGRLRVVIGAEFPLHEAAAAHRLSESGHPGGRIVLLVDQRTPTGGQR; from the coding sequence GTGCCGAAGGCGATCGTCTTCACCGAATACGGCGGGCCCGAGGTCCTGCGGCTCGACGAGGTCGGGCTGCCCGCGCCGGGCCCGCACCAGGTGCGCGTCGCGGTGCGGGCGGCCGGGGTCAACCCGGTCGACTGGAAACGCAGGCGCGGCAAGGGTTTTGCCGAGGCCGGCGCGCCACTGGCCGGCCCGCAGCGGCTCGGCGCCGACGTGGCAGGCGTGGTCGACGCCGTGGGACCGGACGTCACCGCGTTCACGGCGGGAGACGAGGTGTTCGGCCGCGCGGCTGACGGCGCGTACGCCGAGTACGCGGTGTGCAACGCCGAAGACCTCGTCCCGAAGCCACCGGAACTGCCCTGGCAGACCGCGGCCGTCGTCGCGATCAGCGCCGAGACCGCGGTGCGTACCCTGCGCGAGCTCGGCATCGCCGAAGGAGCCGCGCGGGGGAAGACCGTGCTGGTGCACGGCGCCTCGGGCGGAGTCGGCGCGATCGCCGCGCAGCTCGCCGTGCTGTGGGGCGCCCAGGTGATCGGCACCGCGGGCCCGTCCGGCCAGGAGCTGGTCCGCTCGTTCGGCGCCGAAGCCGTCGAGCACGGCGAAGGCTGGGCGGAGCGGGTGAAAGCGCTTGCCCCCGGCGGGATCGACGCCGTCCTGGACGCGCCGGGAAAGGGCGTGCTGCCGGAGTCGGTGGCGCTCACCGGCGATCCCGCGAAGGTCGTGACCATCGCCGACCACCGGGCCGCCGGGCTCGGGGTGGCCTACTCCCGCGGCATGGTGCACCGGCTGGGCATGCGCGAGGTGTTCGGCGAGGTGCTGCCATTGCTCAGCAGCGGGCGCCTGCGCGTGGTCATCGGCGCCGAGTTCCCCCTGCACGAGGCCGCGGCCGCCCACCGGCTCAGCGAGAGCGGGCATCCCGGCGGCCGGATAGTCCTGCTCGTCGACCAGCGAACACCCACTGGAGGTCAGCGGTGA
- a CDS encoding enoyl-CoA hydratase/isomerase family protein encodes MSDQFVTLETTGRVARLRLDRPAHGNLITSTMMRQFADALGGAGASGADILVISAAGPDFSLGRDQHEVLPEGMTKADNTRLIVEANDGLNGFPGITVTSVRGRAVGFGCGVALQSDFTVVADTAVLGFDEIRHGLTPSFVMGYVEAYVGPKRALDLILTGRVLPAHEAERLGMVSRVAGADDLEAATEALVATLLTSSPELLLANKSYLHDIRDVHPDARMKHALDRALSRA; translated from the coding sequence ATGAGCGACCAGTTCGTCACACTCGAGACCACCGGCCGGGTCGCCCGGCTCCGGCTCGACCGCCCCGCCCACGGCAACCTCATCACCAGCACCATGATGCGCCAGTTCGCCGACGCGCTGGGCGGGGCGGGTGCCTCCGGTGCCGACATCCTCGTGATCAGCGCCGCCGGCCCGGACTTCTCGCTGGGCCGCGACCAGCACGAGGTACTGCCCGAGGGGATGACGAAGGCGGACAACACGCGGCTGATCGTCGAGGCCAACGACGGGCTGAACGGCTTTCCCGGCATCACCGTCACCTCCGTGCGCGGCCGGGCGGTCGGGTTCGGCTGCGGGGTGGCGCTGCAGAGCGACTTCACCGTCGTGGCCGACACCGCGGTGCTCGGGTTCGACGAGATCCGGCACGGGCTGACCCCGTCGTTCGTGATGGGGTACGTGGAGGCCTACGTCGGGCCGAAGCGGGCGCTCGACCTCATCCTGACCGGACGGGTGCTGCCGGCGCACGAGGCAGAGCGGCTGGGGATGGTGTCGCGGGTGGCCGGGGCGGACGACCTCGAGGCGGCCACCGAGGCGCTCGTGGCCACCCTGCTCACGTCGAGCCCCGAGCTGCTGCTGGCCAACAAGAGCTACCTGCACGACATCCGGGACGTCCATCCGGACGCGCGGATGAAGCACGCCCTCGACCGCGCCCTGTCGCGGGCCTGA
- a CDS encoding ABC transporter substrate-binding protein yields MRRFTVAAALALASVLLASCGSGSSGSGAGSGQSAGPVDFKIAYGATSATNIPLYLGIENGIFTKYGLNVSMVLLPGTKAPPALATNSVQLSQSGVSDMAGAIVAGSPFTIAAAVYPWMFFQVYGQKGMTSVKDLKGKTIAASSAGSASDTAINVAMKDSGLVRGKDYNVVYIGDNGPRMAALQQGVVNAIIVSPPTAQLAAQQGFPDLNDMIAEKIPYGYGSFGVNKAWAAQHKDTLVKFFQAYAESVNLGRSNKDLTYVVEKKDLGLTDQKIIDSVYDVSIAVMPDYPVVQADTIKATISNSQNQKVVQADPNGLFDNSYVQAAQAAAK; encoded by the coding sequence ATGAGACGCTTCACAGTCGCAGCGGCTCTCGCCCTCGCCTCGGTCCTGCTCGCGTCCTGCGGGTCGGGCAGCAGCGGCTCGGGCGCCGGCAGCGGGCAGAGCGCGGGCCCGGTGGACTTCAAGATCGCCTACGGCGCGACCTCGGCCACCAACATCCCGCTGTACCTCGGGATCGAGAACGGCATCTTCACCAAGTACGGGCTGAACGTGTCGATGGTGCTGTTGCCGGGCACGAAGGCGCCGCCGGCGCTCGCCACGAACTCGGTGCAGCTCTCGCAGTCCGGGGTCTCGGACATGGCGGGCGCCATCGTCGCCGGCTCGCCGTTCACCATCGCGGCCGCGGTGTACCCGTGGATGTTCTTCCAGGTGTACGGCCAGAAGGGGATGACCTCGGTCAAGGACCTCAAGGGCAAGACGATCGCCGCCAGCAGCGCGGGCTCCGCGTCGGACACCGCCATCAACGTCGCGATGAAGGACAGCGGGCTGGTGCGCGGCAAGGACTACAACGTCGTCTACATCGGCGACAACGGCCCGCGGATGGCCGCGTTGCAGCAGGGCGTGGTGAACGCGATCATCGTGTCCCCGCCGACCGCGCAGCTGGCCGCCCAGCAGGGCTTCCCGGACCTCAACGACATGATCGCGGAGAAGATCCCCTACGGCTACGGCAGTTTCGGCGTGAACAAGGCCTGGGCGGCCCAGCACAAGGACACGCTGGTCAAGTTCTTCCAGGCGTACGCGGAGTCGGTGAACCTCGGCCGGAGCAACAAGGATCTCACCTACGTGGTCGAGAAGAAGGACCTCGGGCTCACCGACCAGAAGATCATCGACTCGGTCTACGACGTCAGCATCGCGGTGATGCCGGACTATCCGGTCGTCCAGGCCGACACCATCAAGGCGACCATCTCCAACAGCCAGAACCAGAAGGTCGTCCAGGCCGACCCGAACGGCCTCTTCGACAACTCCTACGTGCAGGCGGCCCAGGCCGCGGCGAAGTGA
- a CDS encoding ABC transporter ATP-binding protein, giving the protein MSTAKLSAVDVQIAYTTRDRRTARTTRVVDGIDLDVREGEFLCIVGPSGCGKTTFMTAISGMLPLAGGWFELDGARITGPGMDRATVFQSAQLLPWRTIAGNVMYGLEVLGWSKQRRVARADELLELVGLAEFAAYYPHQLSGGMKQRANLARALAVDSEILLMDEPFAALDAQTRELMQVELLRIWAHQTKTSVFVTHSISEAVFLADRVVVFGPRPAKVREIIPVDLPRPRDLSVKHTLEFQQLEQRVWKLIETGGNDFAAAG; this is encoded by the coding sequence ATGAGCACCGCGAAACTGTCCGCTGTGGACGTTCAGATCGCCTACACCACCCGCGACCGCCGCACGGCACGCACCACGCGTGTCGTGGACGGCATCGACCTCGACGTGCGCGAGGGGGAGTTCCTGTGCATCGTCGGCCCGTCGGGCTGCGGGAAGACGACCTTCATGACGGCGATCAGCGGGATGCTCCCGCTCGCCGGCGGCTGGTTCGAGCTCGACGGCGCGCGGATCACCGGGCCGGGCATGGACCGGGCGACGGTCTTCCAGTCGGCGCAGCTGCTGCCGTGGCGCACGATCGCCGGGAACGTGATGTACGGCCTGGAGGTGCTCGGCTGGAGCAAGCAGCGGCGGGTGGCGCGGGCGGACGAGCTGCTCGAGCTCGTCGGCCTCGCCGAGTTCGCCGCGTACTACCCGCATCAGCTCTCCGGCGGCATGAAACAGCGGGCGAACCTCGCCCGCGCGCTCGCCGTCGACTCGGAGATCCTGCTGATGGACGAGCCGTTCGCGGCGCTGGACGCCCAGACCCGGGAGCTCATGCAGGTCGAGCTGCTGCGGATCTGGGCGCACCAGACGAAGACGTCGGTGTTCGTGACGCACTCGATCAGCGAGGCCGTGTTCCTCGCCGACCGGGTCGTCGTGTTCGGCCCGCGGCCTGCGAAGGTGCGCGAGATCATCCCGGTGGACCTTCCCCGCCCGCGGGACCTGAGCGTCAAGCACACCCTGGAGTTCCAGCAGCTGGAGCAGCGGGTGTGGAAGCTGATCGAAACCGGGGGAAACGACTTCGCCGCGGCGGGTTAG
- a CDS encoding ABC transporter permease — translation MSSLRTGEEPALMREAASPRPAPAGLVTVTRLGFWARYHKTVLGTAGVLAALLLWQLISAFGVIDPLYISSPIRIAQAAPTVFGTDDFVHHIGISAQEFGIGMLLVVVTGIPAGLLCGWYRPLRELTDPLISALYSTPVVALVPILVLVLGIGIPSKIAVVYLLAVWPVVINTTVGIRTIDPELIRMSRTFGARNGRVFRTVALPASVPHIVVGLKNGVARGIIAVVVGELYGASAGVGFYLNLTGQIFQTDRYYFAVVFLALAGVVMVVLLNTIENRFSAWKVDSDS, via the coding sequence ATGAGTTCACTTCGGACCGGGGAAGAACCGGCGCTGATGCGCGAGGCGGCGAGTCCGCGGCCGGCGCCGGCAGGCCTCGTCACCGTGACCCGGCTCGGGTTCTGGGCGCGTTACCACAAGACCGTGCTCGGCACGGCCGGCGTGCTCGCCGCGTTGCTGTTGTGGCAGCTGATCTCGGCGTTCGGCGTCATCGACCCGCTCTACATCAGCTCGCCCATCCGGATCGCGCAGGCCGCGCCGACGGTGTTCGGCACGGACGACTTCGTCCACCACATCGGGATCAGCGCCCAGGAGTTCGGCATCGGGATGCTGCTCGTGGTCGTCACCGGGATCCCGGCGGGCCTGCTCTGCGGCTGGTACCGGCCGCTGCGCGAGCTGACCGACCCGCTCATCTCGGCGCTGTACTCGACGCCCGTCGTCGCGCTGGTGCCGATCCTGGTGCTGGTGCTGGGCATCGGCATCCCGTCGAAGATCGCGGTGGTGTACCTGCTGGCCGTGTGGCCGGTGGTCATCAACACCACCGTCGGCATCCGGACGATCGACCCGGAGCTGATCCGGATGTCACGCACGTTCGGCGCGCGCAACGGCCGGGTGTTCCGCACGGTCGCGCTGCCCGCGAGCGTGCCGCACATCGTCGTCGGGCTGAAGAACGGCGTGGCGCGCGGCATCATCGCGGTGGTCGTCGGCGAGCTGTACGGCGCCTCGGCCGGTGTCGGCTTCTACCTCAACCTCACCGGTCAGATCTTCCAGACCGACCGCTACTACTTCGCCGTCGTGTTCCTCGCGCTGGCCGGTGTGGTGATGGTCGTGCTGCTGAACACGATCGAGAACCGGTTCTCCGCGTGGAAGGTCGATTCGGACTCATGA
- a CDS encoding IclR family transcriptional regulator, protein MVAGEREPVARAIDVLSWLAANPKPPWSVRHVARGLRMSPTTVHRIFGIFETRGLLEKDGEGGYVAGLELYRISHSVAAQMSPVHLVRRHLEALCAECGETVLLGGYDAKRAQMMFVDVVQAPHPVQYLSKLNEWLPLHSGATGLAILAFLPELERKSIYAAGLASLTDRTLVTEDDIEAALTQVRQQGYACSHGQRTLGAVGIAAPVFDAADHVFGDVCVTIPEQRFTEPMAATVGAAVLATSKIVTEELRRAGYRRGIA, encoded by the coding sequence GTGGTCGCAGGTGAACGTGAACCGGTCGCCAGGGCGATCGACGTGCTGTCCTGGCTCGCGGCGAACCCCAAGCCCCCGTGGAGCGTGCGGCACGTCGCCCGCGGCCTGCGGATGTCCCCGACGACCGTGCACCGGATCTTCGGCATCTTCGAAACCCGTGGCCTGCTGGAGAAGGACGGCGAGGGCGGCTACGTCGCGGGCCTGGAGCTGTACCGCATCTCGCACTCCGTGGCCGCGCAGATGTCGCCGGTGCACCTCGTCCGGCGGCACCTCGAAGCGCTGTGCGCCGAGTGCGGGGAGACCGTGCTCCTCGGCGGCTACGACGCCAAACGGGCTCAGATGATGTTCGTCGACGTCGTGCAGGCGCCGCATCCCGTGCAGTACCTCTCGAAGCTCAACGAATGGCTCCCCCTGCACTCCGGCGCGACCGGGCTGGCGATCCTCGCCTTCCTCCCCGAGCTCGAGCGCAAGTCGATCTACGCGGCGGGGCTGGCGTCGCTGACCGACCGCACCCTGGTCACCGAGGACGACATCGAAGCCGCGCTCACCCAGGTACGGCAGCAGGGTTACGCCTGCAGCCACGGGCAGCGCACGCTCGGCGCCGTCGGCATCGCCGCCCCGGTCTTCGACGCCGCCGACCACGTCTTCGGCGACGTCTGCGTCACCATCCCCGAGCAGCGCTTCACCGAGCCGATGGCGGCCACCGTCGGCGCCGCGGTGCTCGCCACCAGCAAGATCGTCACCGAGGAGCTGCGCCGCGCGGGCTACCGGCGCGGTATCGCCTGA
- a CDS encoding UbiD family decarboxylase: protein MPFEDYRAYLDAVEGIGELKLVRGADTKSDIGPITEITAWSPEHPLILFDDIAGYPAGWRIAAHSFDSYQRMRLIHGFPDGLRGRALTLWWKEKLDNYVPVPPRMVDSGPVLDVVQTGDEVDLTQFPAPLWHADDGGPYLATGGASILRDPDTGRLNVGCYRGMLYDRNTLGHHLAGGHNGQVIRDKYFERGQNCPVVISLGNDPAFTLAGAENVGFGTSELEYGGFLRGAPFELVEGPHTGLPMPATAEVVLEGEILHPDHEDKRLEGPWGEGAGYYASAFAQPPVRVHACYRRHDPIVLGEPTLRFRNRGAAGGFAQTARRWHLLERSGLEGIRGVAQSGPYLVISVKQHYSGHALRIADYAMAGLADRPPRYLVLVDDDIDPYNPALVNWAISTRVDPAAQVHIGRDRWCNVVNPAGLTPAKRVIEDYTIGTMIIDACKPFRWRFDWEKMFSHSDIPEQLRAQTAEKWADKLGPLITAPKPA, encoded by the coding sequence ATGCCATTCGAGGACTACCGTGCCTATCTCGACGCCGTCGAGGGAATCGGCGAGCTGAAGCTCGTGCGCGGGGCGGACACCAAGTCCGACATCGGTCCCATCACCGAGATCACCGCCTGGTCCCCCGAGCACCCGCTCATCCTGTTCGACGACATCGCGGGCTACCCCGCGGGCTGGCGGATCGCGGCCCACTCCTTCGACTCCTACCAGCGGATGCGGCTGATCCACGGGTTCCCCGACGGTCTGCGCGGGCGGGCGCTGACGTTGTGGTGGAAGGAAAAGCTCGACAACTACGTCCCGGTGCCGCCGCGGATGGTCGACTCCGGACCGGTGCTCGACGTCGTGCAGACCGGCGACGAGGTCGACCTCACCCAGTTCCCGGCGCCGCTGTGGCACGCCGACGACGGCGGTCCCTACCTCGCCACCGGTGGCGCGTCGATCCTGCGCGACCCGGACACCGGCCGGCTCAACGTCGGCTGCTACCGGGGGATGCTCTACGACCGCAACACCCTCGGGCACCATCTGGCCGGTGGCCACAACGGCCAGGTCATCCGGGACAAGTACTTCGAGCGCGGGCAGAACTGCCCGGTGGTGATCAGCCTGGGCAACGATCCGGCGTTCACCCTGGCCGGGGCGGAGAACGTCGGCTTCGGCACCAGCGAGCTCGAGTACGGCGGCTTCCTGCGCGGCGCCCCGTTCGAGCTCGTCGAGGGCCCGCACACCGGGCTGCCGATGCCCGCGACGGCGGAAGTCGTGCTCGAAGGCGAGATCCTGCACCCCGACCACGAGGACAAGCGGCTGGAAGGCCCGTGGGGCGAAGGCGCCGGGTACTACGCCTCCGCCTTCGCGCAGCCGCCGGTCCGGGTGCACGCCTGCTACCGCCGCCACGACCCGATCGTGCTCGGCGAGCCGACCCTGCGCTTCCGCAACCGCGGTGCGGCGGGCGGGTTCGCCCAGACCGCGCGGCGCTGGCACCTGCTGGAGCGCTCCGGGCTCGAAGGCATCAGGGGCGTCGCCCAGTCCGGGCCGTACCTGGTGATCTCGGTCAAGCAGCACTACTCGGGGCACGCACTGCGGATCGCGGACTACGCCATGGCCGGGCTCGCCGACCGGCCGCCGCGCTACCTCGTCCTGGTCGACGACGACATCGACCCGTACAACCCGGCGCTGGTCAACTGGGCCATCAGCACCAGGGTCGACCCCGCCGCTCAGGTCCACATCGGACGCGACCGCTGGTGCAACGTGGTCAACCCCGCCGGGCTCACCCCGGCGAAGCGGGTCATCGAGGACTACACCATCGGCACCATGATCATCGACGCGTGCAAGCCGTTCCGGTGGCGGTTCGACTGGGAGAAGATGTTCTCCCACAGCGACATCCCCGAGCAGCTGCGCGCGCAGACGGCGGAGAAGTGGGCGGACAAGCTCGGCCCCCTCATCACCGCACCCAAACCGGCCTAG
- a CDS encoding thiolase C-terminal domain-containing protein, whose amino-acid sequence MTTAAATAIVGVGATEQGEIPGETGNQIAVRAAVEALRDAGIDKSAIDGLVTCKPPRSGENGGIDEDIGFLLGINPAFSTTLEYGACGFSLHIAAMAIQAGLASTVLLTYGSNQRSAKANFSTPVGGTADWAALAGFVHVAGPAAMAARRHMALYGTTEEQLGWVSVAQREWALDNPRAIFRKPLTIEDYVDSPYLVAPLRRPDLTMISDGGTAIVLTSAGRARDFAPRPVYLAAMAQQSAMRNDQNPDKVMRPWIADIAKRLYASAGMRPSDMDLVYLQDATSVWVLQQLEWYGFCGVGEAGPFLAEGHTRPGGSLPVNTNGGQLSESYMWNWMHLFECVRQLRGDCGDRQIAGAEVALHAQTHDFFKGAATILTTRSES is encoded by the coding sequence GTGACCACAGCAGCAGCGACGGCCATCGTCGGGGTGGGCGCGACGGAACAGGGCGAGATCCCTGGCGAGACCGGGAACCAGATCGCCGTGCGGGCCGCGGTCGAGGCCCTGCGGGACGCGGGGATCGACAAGTCCGCGATCGACGGCCTGGTGACGTGCAAGCCGCCGCGCTCGGGGGAGAACGGCGGCATCGACGAGGACATCGGCTTCCTGCTGGGCATCAACCCCGCCTTCAGCACCACCCTCGAGTACGGCGCGTGCGGCTTCTCCCTGCACATAGCCGCGATGGCCATCCAGGCCGGACTCGCCAGTACGGTGCTGCTGACCTACGGCTCGAACCAGCGCAGTGCCAAGGCGAACTTCTCCACCCCGGTCGGCGGCACCGCGGACTGGGCGGCGCTCGCGGGGTTCGTGCACGTGGCCGGTCCCGCCGCGATGGCCGCGCGCCGGCACATGGCGCTGTACGGCACGACCGAGGAACAGCTGGGCTGGGTCTCGGTCGCGCAGCGGGAATGGGCGCTGGACAACCCGCGCGCGATCTTCCGCAAGCCGCTGACGATCGAGGACTATGTGGACAGTCCCTACCTGGTGGCGCCGCTGCGCCGGCCGGACCTGACGATGATCTCCGACGGCGGCACCGCGATCGTGCTGACCAGTGCCGGGCGGGCGCGGGACTTCGCACCGCGGCCGGTGTACCTCGCGGCGATGGCGCAGCAGTCGGCGATGCGCAACGATCAGAACCCCGACAAGGTGATGCGGCCCTGGATCGCCGACATCGCGAAGCGGCTCTACGCCTCGGCGGGGATGCGCCCGTCGGACATGGACCTGGTGTACCTGCAGGACGCGACCTCGGTCTGGGTGCTGCAGCAGCTGGAGTGGTACGGCTTCTGCGGGGTCGGCGAGGCAGGCCCCTTCCTGGCCGAGGGGCACACCCGGCCCGGCGGGTCGCTGCCGGTCAACACCAACGGCGGCCAGCTCTCCGAGTCCTACATGTGGAACTGGATGCACCTGTTCGAATGCGTCCGGCAGCTGCGCGGCGACTGCGGGGACCGGCAGATCGCCGGGGCCGAGGTCGCCCTGCACGCACAGACCCACGACTTCTTCAAAGGCGCGGCCACCATCCTGACGACACGGAGTGAGTCATGA
- a CDS encoding Zn-ribbon domain-containing OB-fold protein produces the protein MSTYAKPLPDTSDPATAPFWAASREGRLVAQQCARCGYLRWPPGPVCTECQTPGGEWTELAPSGTLYSYAEYHRALDPAFKEDIPYRVGLVELDEGPRMYGMMRGELVTADIGKKVRAVFEPATPEVTFVRWELV, from the coding sequence ATGAGCACCTACGCCAAGCCCCTGCCCGACACGAGTGACCCGGCGACCGCGCCGTTCTGGGCCGCGAGCCGCGAGGGCAGGCTGGTCGCACAGCAGTGCGCCCGCTGCGGCTACCTGCGCTGGCCCCCCGGCCCGGTCTGCACCGAGTGCCAGACCCCCGGCGGGGAGTGGACGGAGCTCGCCCCGAGCGGCACGCTCTACAGCTACGCCGAGTACCACCGCGCGCTCGACCCGGCGTTCAAGGAGGACATCCCCTACCGGGTCGGGCTCGTGGAGCTGGACGAGGGCCCGCGGATGTACGGCATGATGCGCGGCGAGCTGGTCACCGCCGACATCGGGAAGAAGGTGCGGGCCGTCTTCGAGCCCGCCACCCCCGAGGTCACCTTCGTGCGCTGGGAACTCGTGTGA
- a CDS encoding CaiB/BaiF CoA transferase family protein, protein MTADGVTGVPEGRRLSVLDGVRVLDLTRFLAGPFGAMVLADLGADVLKVEQLTGDSTRANPPYFHQGDSAYFLAINRNKRSIALDIRSPEGKRILRELIADSDVVLDNLRAPQRKALGLSFEDISAVNPKIVSVSVTGFGSDGPYADRPAYDIIVEALAGVMSVTGPVGGPSVRAGVPIGDITAGLYAAIAALAGLQTVRSTGRGTHLDVGMLDCQVSLLSYLAQYYFTGGLVATHQGREHVSIPTYNTFSTKDGTEIVIAANTQEQWLALCGVLGREDLAAQPRFRSNPERLRHRDELVPILREEVAKWHREDLDRALVEAEVPVAPINTIDVALRNPQVRHREMVVRSPHRRGGDFLTIGVPVKSRQSPGAKFQSPPALGGDTVAVLHRLGYSDGDIARLQEADVLRAAAGDAPAETAPSRDGELGDDGAHTDSRDLARPGPPE, encoded by the coding sequence ATGACCGCCGATGGGGTCACCGGCGTGCCCGAGGGCCGTCGGCTGTCCGTCCTGGACGGTGTGCGAGTACTGGACCTGACCCGGTTCCTGGCAGGCCCGTTCGGCGCCATGGTGCTCGCGGACCTCGGCGCGGACGTGCTGAAGGTGGAGCAGCTCACCGGCGACTCGACGCGGGCGAACCCACCGTACTTCCACCAGGGCGACAGCGCCTACTTCCTGGCCATCAACCGGAACAAGCGCTCGATCGCGCTCGACATCCGCTCCCCGGAGGGCAAGCGGATCCTGCGCGAGCTGATCGCGGACTCCGATGTGGTGCTGGACAACCTGCGCGCACCGCAGCGCAAGGCGCTCGGACTGTCCTTCGAGGACATCTCGGCGGTCAACCCGAAGATCGTCAGCGTCTCGGTCACCGGGTTCGGCTCGGACGGGCCCTACGCGGACCGGCCCGCCTACGACATCATCGTCGAGGCACTGGCCGGGGTGATGAGCGTGACCGGGCCGGTCGGCGGGCCGAGCGTGCGCGCCGGGGTGCCGATCGGGGACATCACCGCCGGGTTGTACGCGGCGATCGCCGCGCTGGCGGGCCTGCAGACGGTGCGCAGCACCGGCCGCGGCACGCACCTGGACGTGGGGATGCTGGACTGCCAGGTGAGCCTGCTGTCGTACCTCGCGCAGTACTACTTCACCGGCGGGCTGGTGGCGACCCACCAGGGCCGCGAGCACGTGTCGATCCCGACCTACAACACGTTCTCGACCAAGGACGGCACGGAGATCGTGATCGCCGCGAACACCCAGGAGCAGTGGCTGGCGCTGTGCGGCGTGCTGGGCCGCGAAGACCTCGCGGCCCAGCCGCGCTTCCGGAGCAACCCCGAGCGGCTGCGCCACCGCGACGAGCTGGTCCCGATCCTGCGGGAGGAGGTGGCGAAGTGGCACCGCGAGGACCTCGACCGGGCGTTGGTCGAGGCCGAGGTGCCGGTGGCGCCGATCAACACGATCGACGTCGCGCTGCGCAACCCGCAGGTCCGCCACCGGGAGATGGTGGTGCGCAGCCCGCACCGCCGCGGCGGTGACTTCCTCACGATCGGGGTGCCGGTCAAGAGCCGGCAGTCCCCGGGCGCGAAGTTCCAGTCGCCACCCGCGCTGGGCGGCGACACCGTGGCGGTCCTGCACCGCCTCGGCTACAGCGACGGGGACATCGCGCGTCTGCAGGAGGCCGATGTGCTCCGCGCGGCGGCCGGCGACGCCCCCGCCGAGACCGCGCCGTCCCGCGACGGCGAGCTCGGGGACGACGGCGCGCACACCGACTCCCGCGACCTGGCGCGACCTGGTCCGCCCGAGTGA